The following are encoded in a window of Armatimonadota bacterium genomic DNA:
- a CDS encoding molybdenum cofactor guanylyltransferase, translating into MDVEAVLLTGGASRRMGADKASIVVGEATMSERILAEFERIGVPVTVLGRTPIGGRPFLPDREEFQGPASALSQFMPSYGTVFVCSCDIPSFNADVVPAFLPLIVGRDAVVPTINGREQYLCALYSASVFARFRQESARVSAPSMKRIIAELNALVVDEPALEKLGLAPSAFVSANTPDELNEAIQRMDEQGGE; encoded by the coding sequence ATGGATGTTGAAGCGGTCCTGCTCACGGGAGGCGCCAGCAGGCGCATGGGCGCCGACAAGGCGAGCATAGTCGTCGGCGAGGCCACGATGTCGGAGCGGATTCTCGCCGAGTTCGAACGGATTGGAGTTCCGGTCACGGTTCTCGGCAGAACTCCGATAGGAGGTCGGCCGTTCTTGCCGGACCGCGAGGAGTTTCAAGGCCCTGCGAGCGCGCTGTCCCAATTCATGCCATCTTACGGAACAGTGTTCGTCTGTTCGTGCGACATCCCCAGTTTCAACGCGGACGTCGTTCCTGCGTTCCTCCCGCTCATCGTCGGGCGCGACGCAGTCGTTCCAACGATCAACGGGCGAGAGCAGTACTTGTGCGCGTTGTATTCCGCGAGTGTGTTTGCTCGATTTCGGCAAGAGAGTGCCCGCGTAAGCGCTCCGTCGATGAAGCGCATCATCGCTGAGTTGAACGCGCTAGTCGTCGATGAGCCAGCGCTAGAGAAACTAGGTCTCGCACCATCTGCATTCGTAAGCGCGAACACGCCTGATGAGCTTAATGAGGCGATTCAGCGGATGGACGAGCAAGGTGGCGAGTAA
- the moaA gene encoding GTP 3',8-cyclase MoaA gives MPKTSATPTSRSALTSGTLSHSLNGEDSEGLATVSRAVDVGTETGSAPLMDRHGRRHTYLRVSITDRCNLRCRYCMPAEGIEWTPRDQLLSFEEIQRVVAALAEVGVNKVRITGGEPTVRRGVETLIESVAGTPGITEVCMTTNGTTLGKMAGRYRSAGLDVLNISLDSLRADRFEEITRTKKFDQVLRGIDAALEAGFAPIKLNVVAMRGVNEDEVCDFVEFVRDRPINVRFIEFMPFEGNSWSRAKFLPYQEMISDLERRYKLTPLPERPNQVARDFSIEGCEGTISFITSMSENFCAGCNRIRLTAQGDIKACLFMTPGARLRERLRSGADSEEIVEVVRGAILQKWPGHPGAENLLSLKNASMIQIGG, from the coding sequence GTGCCAAAAACCTCCGCAACACCGACGAGCAGATCGGCTCTTACGTCCGGCACGCTTTCCCACTCCTTGAACGGCGAAGATTCGGAAGGGCTGGCAACGGTGTCGCGCGCTGTGGACGTTGGCACGGAGACTGGGTCTGCCCCGCTGATGGATCGCCACGGTCGGCGGCACACTTACCTCCGCGTCTCGATAACGGATCGGTGCAACCTTCGCTGCCGGTACTGCATGCCTGCCGAGGGCATCGAGTGGACGCCCCGCGACCAGCTGCTCAGCTTCGAAGAGATCCAGCGCGTTGTCGCCGCCCTCGCCGAGGTCGGAGTGAACAAGGTTCGCATCACCGGCGGAGAACCAACTGTGCGGCGCGGCGTCGAAACACTGATCGAGTCTGTGGCCGGCACGCCTGGCATTACCGAAGTCTGCATGACCACAAACGGCACGACGCTGGGAAAGATGGCCGGCAGGTACCGAAGTGCTGGCCTGGACGTGCTCAACATCAGCCTCGACTCGCTCCGAGCGGACCGGTTTGAAGAGATAACGAGAACGAAAAAGTTTGATCAAGTCCTGCGCGGAATCGACGCCGCGCTCGAAGCGGGGTTCGCGCCGATAAAACTGAACGTCGTTGCTATGCGCGGAGTGAACGAAGACGAGGTCTGCGACTTCGTAGAGTTCGTTCGCGACCGGCCGATCAACGTGCGATTCATCGAGTTCATGCCGTTCGAGGGCAACAGCTGGAGCCGCGCAAAGTTCCTCCCTTATCAAGAGATGATCTCAGACCTTGAGCGACGGTATAAGCTCACGCCGCTGCCGGAGCGACCAAATCAAGTAGCGAGAGATTTCTCCATCGAGGGATGCGAGGGGACCATCAGCTTCATCACCTCGATGTCGGAGAACTTCTGCGCGGGGTGCAACAGGATTCGCCTGACAGCGCAGGGCGACATCAAGGCGTGCCTGTTCATGACACCCGGAGCGCGCTTGCGCGAGCGATTGCGATCCGGAGCAGACAGCGAAGAAATCGTGGAAGTAGTACGTGGCGCAATCCTTCAGAAGTGGCCCGGCCACCCAGGGGCGGAAAACCTCCTATCCCTCAAAAACGCCAGTATGATACAGATCGGAGGCTGA
- a CDS encoding bifunctional molybdenum cofactor biosynthesis protein MoaC/MoaB, with translation MRDVTHKVNTLRTATAVATLRARADTISRIRDGNLPKGDALTVAKVAGIQAAKGTSDLIPYCHPIPIEFADVRFSFSDDAVEITATVKTIYKTGIEMEALTAACIAALTLYDMTKMIDDDVLIEQVKLLEKRGGKSDFPAVPEVGVAIITVSDTASSGEREDISGPIAAGVLTEQGATLVDSKIVSDDADEIEIAVRSFVKSPSVSLIVLTGGTGAGPRDNTPEAVRRIFDKELPGVAEQMRRYGQDRTPFAMLSRSVCGIAGDSVVLCLPGSPKAVEEGLRAVLPHLMHVIAVLGGAGHDELVAAEDEL, from the coding sequence GTGCGCGACGTGACACACAAGGTCAACACCCTCCGGACCGCAACGGCGGTCGCCACTCTTCGAGCGCGGGCTGATACGATCAGCCGCATCAGAGACGGTAACTTGCCCAAGGGCGATGCGCTCACCGTCGCAAAGGTCGCCGGGATTCAGGCGGCAAAGGGCACGTCCGACCTGATCCCGTACTGCCACCCGATTCCGATCGAGTTTGCCGACGTTCGGTTCTCGTTTTCTGACGACGCTGTCGAAATCACGGCTACGGTCAAAACGATCTACAAGACCGGCATCGAGATGGAGGCGCTGACCGCCGCCTGCATCGCAGCGCTTACGTTGTACGACATGACGAAGATGATCGACGACGACGTCTTGATCGAGCAGGTCAAGCTATTGGAGAAGCGCGGCGGCAAGTCGGACTTCCCTGCTGTTCCAGAGGTCGGCGTGGCGATCATCACGGTCTCGGATACTGCGTCTTCTGGCGAACGCGAGGACATCTCCGGGCCGATTGCTGCGGGCGTTTTGACCGAGCAGGGCGCGACTCTTGTCGATTCGAAGATCGTCTCCGATGACGCCGATGAAATTGAAATCGCTGTCCGGAGTTTCGTTAAGTCTCCAAGTGTTTCGCTCATAGTTTTGACAGGCGGAACCGGGGCCGGTCCGCGCGACAACACTCCGGAGGCGGTTCGACGAATCTTCGACAAGGAGCTGCCAGGAGTAGCCGAACAGATGCGCAGATACGGTCAGGACAGAACTCCGTTCGCGATGCTCAGCCGGTCGGTCTGCGGAATCGCCGGCGACTCCGTGGTTCTCTGCCTGCCTGGTTCGCCCAAGGCGGTGGAAGAGGGGCTACGCGCGGTGCTTCCCCACCTGATGCACGTGATCGCCGTGCTCGGTGGCGCAGGGCACGACGAGCTTGTCGCGGCAGAGGATGAGCTGTGA